In Streptomyces durocortorensis, a genomic segment contains:
- the pdhA gene encoding pyruvate dehydrogenase (acetyl-transferring) E1 component subunit alpha, producing the protein MTVQELPGAAAHRPTPPPAWKPITDPAPLLPDPEPYRVLGTDVVADVDPELLLRLHAELVRGRRYNAQATALTKQGRLAVYPSSTGQEACEVAAALVLEDRDWLFPSYRDTLAAVARGLDPVEALTLLRGDRHTGYDPREHRIAPLCTPLATQLPHAVGLAHAARLKGDDVVALAMVGDGGTSEGDFHEALNFAAVWKAPVVFLVQNNGFAISVPLAKQTAAPSLAHKAVGYGMPGRLVDGNDAAAVHQVLGEAVARARRGEGPTLVEALTYRMEAHTNADDATRYRADSEVEAWRAHDPVQLLERELTDRGLLDDAGIEQAREAAERMAAALRDRMNADPVLEPMDLFTHVYAEQTSQLREQSAALRAELDAEHDHHEHSAEAGR; encoded by the coding sequence ATGACGGTCCAAGAGCTGCCCGGCGCGGCCGCCCACCGGCCCACGCCGCCCCCGGCCTGGAAGCCGATCACCGACCCCGCCCCGCTGCTCCCGGACCCGGAGCCCTACCGCGTGCTCGGTACGGACGTGGTGGCCGACGTCGATCCCGAGCTGCTGCTCCGGCTCCACGCCGAGCTGGTCCGGGGCCGCCGGTACAACGCCCAGGCCACCGCGCTGACCAAGCAGGGCCGCCTGGCCGTCTATCCGTCGAGCACCGGCCAGGAGGCGTGTGAGGTCGCCGCCGCCCTGGTCCTGGAGGACCGCGACTGGCTCTTCCCCAGCTACCGCGACACCCTGGCGGCCGTCGCCCGCGGCCTCGACCCGGTCGAGGCCCTGACCCTGCTGCGCGGCGACCGGCACACCGGCTATGACCCGCGCGAGCACCGCATCGCCCCGCTGTGCACCCCGCTCGCCACCCAGCTTCCGCACGCCGTGGGGCTGGCGCACGCGGCCCGGCTCAAGGGCGACGACGTGGTGGCTCTCGCCATGGTCGGCGACGGCGGCACCAGCGAGGGCGACTTCCACGAGGCGCTGAACTTCGCGGCGGTCTGGAAGGCCCCGGTCGTCTTCCTCGTACAGAACAACGGCTTCGCGATCTCCGTGCCGCTGGCCAAGCAGACCGCCGCCCCCTCCCTCGCCCACAAGGCCGTCGGATACGGGATGCCGGGCCGCCTCGTCGACGGCAACGACGCCGCCGCCGTGCACCAGGTGCTCGGCGAGGCGGTGGCCCGGGCCCGGCGCGGTGAGGGCCCGACCTTGGTCGAGGCCCTCACCTACCGCATGGAGGCCCACACCAACGCCGATGACGCCACGCGCTACCGGGCCGACAGCGAGGTCGAGGCCTGGCGGGCACATGACCCGGTGCAGCTGCTGGAGCGGGAGCTGACCGATCGCGGACTGCTCGACGACGCGGGCATCGAACAGGCGCGGGAGGCGGCCGAGCGCATGGCGGCCGCGCTGCGCGACCGGATGAACGCCGATCCGGTGCTGGAGCCGATGGATCTCTTCACCCATGTGTACGCCGAGCAGACCAGCCAGCTCCGGGAGCAGTCCGCCGCCCTGCGCGCCGAGCTGGACGCCGAGCACGACCACCACGAGCACAGCGCGGAGGCGGGACGATGA
- a CDS encoding alpha-ketoacid dehydrogenase subunit beta yields MTTAAATADGSTAKAKPASMAQALGRALRDSMSEDPTVHVLGEDVGTLGGVFRITDGLAKEFGDERCTDTPLAEAGILGAAVGMAMYGLRPVVEMQFDAFAYPAFEQLISHVAKMRNRTGGAMPLPITVRVPYGGGIGGVEHHSDSSEAYYMATPGLHVVTPATVGDAYGLLRASIASDDPVVFLEPKRLYWSKSDWSPEAPAAVEPIGRAVVRRPGRSATLITYGPSLPVCMEAAEAAVAEGWDLEVVDLRSLVPFDDETVAASVRRTGRAVVVHESSGFGGPGGEIAARITERCFHHLEAPVLRVAGFDIPYPPPMLERHHLPGVDRVLDAVARLQWEADS; encoded by the coding sequence ATGACCACCGCGGCAGCGACCGCCGACGGAAGTACGGCGAAGGCCAAACCGGCCAGCATGGCGCAGGCTCTCGGGCGCGCGCTGCGGGACTCCATGTCCGAGGACCCCACCGTCCATGTGCTCGGTGAGGACGTGGGCACGCTCGGCGGGGTCTTCCGGATCACCGACGGGCTGGCGAAGGAGTTCGGCGACGAGCGGTGCACCGACACCCCGCTCGCCGAGGCGGGCATTCTGGGCGCGGCCGTCGGCATGGCGATGTACGGGCTGCGTCCCGTGGTGGAGATGCAGTTCGACGCCTTCGCCTACCCGGCTTTCGAGCAGCTGATCAGCCATGTCGCCAAGATGCGCAACCGCACTGGGGGAGCCATGCCGCTCCCCATCACCGTGCGGGTGCCGTATGGCGGCGGGATCGGCGGGGTCGAGCACCACAGCGACTCCTCCGAGGCGTACTACATGGCCACGCCCGGCCTGCACGTCGTCACACCGGCCACGGTCGGGGACGCGTACGGGCTGCTGCGTGCGTCGATCGCCTCGGACGACCCGGTGGTCTTCCTGGAGCCGAAGCGGCTCTACTGGTCCAAGTCCGACTGGTCGCCCGAGGCCCCCGCAGCGGTCGAGCCGATCGGCAGGGCCGTCGTCCGCCGCCCCGGGCGCAGCGCCACGCTGATCACGTACGGGCCCTCCCTGCCGGTCTGCATGGAGGCGGCCGAAGCGGCGGTCGCCGAGGGCTGGGACCTCGAAGTGGTGGACCTGCGCTCGCTGGTGCCGTTCGACGACGAGACGGTGGCCGCGTCGGTGCGACGCACCGGGCGCGCGGTCGTCGTCCATGAGTCGTCCGGCTTCGGCGGGCCCGGCGGGGAGATCGCGGCCCGGATCACCGAGCGCTGCTTCCACCACCTGGAGGCTCCGGTGCTGAGGGTGGCCGGGTTCGACATCCCCTACCCGCCGCCCATGCTGGAGCGGCACCATCTGCCGGGGGTCGACCGGGTGCTCGATGCGGTGGCCCGGTTGCAGTGGGAGGCGGACAGCTGA
- a CDS encoding dihydrolipoamide acetyltransferase family protein, whose protein sequence is MAQVLEFKLPDLGEGLTEAEIVRWLVEVGDVVAIDQPVVEVETAKAMVEVPCPYGGVVTARFGEEGTELPVGAPLLTVAVGAPEGSETSCPASPGAASSGPAGAGGGAAADGSSPSSGSAAPEPSDGSGNVLVGYGTGAPAARRRRIRPGGLTSARGSAAGGLSAHGSAHGSAPGPAHGSATSVPAPAPAQAPASIPAPAPAVTAPVVDGVERGQPDAADRQGPVAVVSPLVRRLARQHDIDLRRLAGSGPDGLILRADVDAAISRAEETARAATRTAAGAAVASAAASHASPVLAGAGASTAPATERIPLRGVRGAVADKLSRSRSEIPDATCWVDADATELMAVRAAMNAATGPSAGPKVSVLALLARICTAALARFPELNSTVDTEAREIVRLSGVHLGFAAQTERGLVVPVVRDAHTRNAESIGAEIARLTELARTGKLSPSQLTGGTFTLNNYGVFGVDGSTPIINHPEAAMLGVGRIMPKPWVHNGELAVRQVVQLSLTFDHRVCDGGTAGGFLRYVADCVEQPAVLLRTV, encoded by the coding sequence ATGGCCCAGGTGCTCGAATTCAAGCTGCCGGACCTAGGCGAGGGTCTGACCGAGGCGGAAATCGTGCGTTGGCTGGTGGAGGTCGGCGATGTCGTCGCGATCGACCAGCCAGTCGTGGAGGTCGAGACGGCCAAGGCCATGGTGGAGGTGCCGTGCCCCTACGGAGGCGTGGTGACGGCCCGCTTCGGTGAGGAAGGGACGGAACTCCCGGTCGGGGCGCCCTTGCTGACGGTCGCGGTCGGAGCGCCGGAAGGGTCGGAGACCTCGTGCCCCGCCTCCCCCGGAGCGGCCTCCTCCGGTCCTGCGGGCGCCGGGGGCGGGGCGGCCGCCGACGGTTCGTCCCCGTCTTCCGGTTCCGCCGCCCCGGAGCCCTCGGACGGGTCGGGGAACGTGCTCGTGGGATACGGCACGGGCGCACCGGCCGCCCGGCGTCGGCGCATCCGGCCGGGCGGGCTGACATCCGCCCGGGGCTCTGCCGCCGGTGGCCTGTCTGCTCATGGCTCCGCCCATGGTTCTGCTCCTGGCCCTGCTCATGGTTCTGCCACCTCCGTACCGGCTCCAGCTCCGGCTCAGGCTCCAGCCTCGATTCCGGCCCCGGCTCCGGCCGTGACCGCGCCCGTGGTCGACGGTGTCGAGCGGGGTCAGCCGGACGCGGCGGACCGGCAGGGGCCCGTGGCGGTGGTTTCCCCACTTGTACGCCGACTGGCCCGGCAGCACGACATCGATCTGCGACGCCTGGCGGGCTCCGGCCCCGACGGGCTGATCCTGCGGGCCGACGTGGACGCCGCGATCAGCCGGGCGGAGGAGACCGCGCGAGCCGCGACCCGTACGGCGGCAGGGGCGGCTGTCGCGAGCGCGGCCGCGTCCCACGCTTCCCCGGTCCTCGCGGGTGCGGGGGCATCGACCGCCCCGGCCACCGAGCGGATTCCGCTGCGCGGGGTGCGGGGAGCGGTCGCCGACAAGCTGTCGCGGAGCCGGAGCGAGATCCCGGACGCCACCTGCTGGGTGGACGCGGACGCCACCGAACTGATGGCGGTCAGGGCCGCGATGAACGCGGCGACGGGCCCGTCCGCCGGGCCGAAGGTGTCGGTTTTGGCCCTGCTGGCGAGGATCTGCACGGCCGCGCTGGCCCGGTTCCCGGAGCTCAACTCCACCGTGGACACGGAGGCCCGGGAGATCGTCCGGCTCTCCGGGGTGCACCTCGGGTTCGCGGCCCAGACCGAACGGGGCCTCGTCGTTCCGGTCGTCCGGGACGCGCACACCCGCAACGCCGAGTCGATCGGGGCGGAGATCGCCCGGCTGACCGAGCTGGCGCGGACCGGGAAGCTCAGCCCGTCGCAGCTGACGGGCGGTACGTTCACGCTGAACAACTACGGGGTGTTCGGGGTCGACGGTTCCACGCCGATCATCAACCACCCGGAAGCGGCGATGCTAGGGGTGGGCCGGATCATGCCCAAGCCCTGGGTGCACAACGGCGAGCTGGCCGTGCGTCAAGTCGTCCAGCTTTCGCTCACCTTCGACCACCGGGTGTGCGACGGTGGAACGGCGGGTGGCTTCCTCCGCTACGTGGCGGACTGCGTGGAGCAGCCTGCGGTGCTGCTGCGCACTGTGTAG
- a CDS encoding NTP transferase domain-containing protein: MTAYDVIVLAGGAAKRLGGADKPAVRVGGRALLDRVLAACAGAGATVVVGGRRPTARPVTWTREVPQGGGPLAALGAGLRLTTAERVLVLSADLPFLGAGTVEALLAAAEEGGREGALCTDPDGRDQPLVAAYRAEPLRRELALIATEHGSLAGLPLRLLTAELDLARVDAGPHAAFDCDTWDDIAAARARIREHGAVLDEWITSVKNELGIELDVDTGVLLDLARDAAHGVARPAAPLTTFLVGYAAARASADAGPEAAAAAVADAARKVTALALRWEAEADSGGEGAGTP; this comes from the coding sequence ATGACCGCCTATGACGTGATCGTCCTCGCCGGCGGGGCCGCGAAGCGGCTCGGCGGCGCCGACAAGCCGGCAGTCCGGGTGGGGGGCCGGGCGCTGCTCGACCGGGTCCTCGCGGCCTGCGCCGGGGCGGGTGCCACGGTCGTGGTCGGCGGTCGGCGGCCCACCGCCCGGCCGGTCACCTGGACGCGGGAAGTACCCCAGGGAGGCGGCCCGTTGGCGGCGCTCGGCGCGGGGTTGCGGCTGACGACGGCCGAGCGCGTCCTCGTCCTCTCCGCCGACCTGCCGTTCCTGGGCGCGGGCACGGTCGAGGCGCTGCTCGCCGCAGCCGAAGAGGGGGGCCGGGAAGGCGCCCTGTGCACCGACCCCGACGGGCGCGACCAGCCGCTCGTGGCCGCCTATCGCGCCGAGCCGCTCCGCCGGGAGCTGGCACTCATCGCCACCGAGCACGGCAGCCTCGCCGGGCTCCCGCTGCGGCTGCTGACCGCGGAGCTGGATCTGGCCCGAGTCGATGCCGGACCACACGCCGCGTTCGACTGCGACACTTGGGACGACATCGCCGCCGCCCGGGCCCGGATCAGGGAGCATGGGGCCGTGCTGGACGAATGGATCACCTCGGTCAAGAACGAACTCGGAATCGAACTCGACGTCGACACCGGTGTCCTGCTCGACCTCGCCCGTGACGCCGCGCACGGAGTCGCCCGCCCCGCCGCCCCGCTCACGACCTTCCTGGTCGGATACGCGGCAGCCAGGGCGAGCGCCGACGCGGGGCCGGAAGCGGCCGCCGCTGCGGTCGCGGACGCCGCCCGCAAGGTCACCGCCCTTGCGCTGCGCTGGGAAGCGGAAGCGGATTCGGGCGGCGAAGGGGCCGGGACGCCATGA
- a CDS encoding molybdopterin molybdotransferase MoeA has protein sequence MTAPHSPGPESGRDFSAAGSGSDLARAAEEQAVEQALALVGGGGWDPGRDQAGDPGRDPARDPGRDPGRDPSRDLGKDLGSDLGRDLGTEPSRGMSDGPGSGSRGGLGNGPSGSISGSTGGSTADDPHTNSNGSPSDGTLGPGPRAPELHAPPLPWERARAVAARAGRGGPGAVIRLPLDRALGHVLAEALGALTDLPSFDTSAMDGWAVAGPGPWAYESGAGLLAGRREPSALSDGNAVRIATGARVPPDTTAVIRSEHAHADEAKGLLHGRRPVVTGQDIRPRGQECRSGEQLVPAGTVVTPAVLGLAAAAGYDALPVVPRPRVDILVLGDELLAAGLPHDGLIRDALGPMLGPWLRALGAEVSGPVRLGDDAGALREAIIASDADVIVTTGGTAAGPVDHVHVVLDGLGAELLVDGVAVRPGHPMLLARLPASGQPDGTYSRQDGPYTRQDGTCSQQDGPHPYLRPDGPYLVGLPGNPLAAVSGLLTLAEPLLAGIAGRPDQDAYRALVHAEVPGHPRDTRLVPVVHRAGGAGGRDHVAPLRYNGPAMLRGIAAADGLAVVPPGGVRSGTEVEILDLPWAPATPWTEGCFT, from the coding sequence ATGACCGCTCCCCACTCGCCCGGCCCCGAGTCCGGCCGCGACTTCTCCGCCGCCGGATCCGGGAGCGACCTCGCACGTGCTGCGGAGGAGCAGGCCGTCGAGCAGGCCCTCGCCCTGGTCGGCGGGGGCGGTTGGGACCCGGGCAGGGATCAGGCCGGGGACCCGGGCAGAGACCCGGCCAGGGACCCGGGCAGAGACCCGGGCAGGGATCCAAGCAGGGATCTGGGCAAGGACCTAGGTAGCGACCTCGGCAGGGACCTAGGCACGGAACCGAGCAGAGGAATGAGCGACGGTCCTGGCAGCGGTTCCAGAGGTGGCCTGGGCAATGGCCCCAGCGGCAGCATCAGCGGAAGCACTGGGGGCAGCACCGCCGACGACCCCCACACCAACTCCAACGGCAGTCCCAGCGACGGCACCCTCGGCCCCGGACCCCGCGCCCCCGAGCTCCACGCCCCGCCCCTCCCCTGGGAGCGGGCGCGGGCGGTTGCCGCCCGGGCGGGGCGGGGAGGACCGGGTGCCGTCATCCGGCTGCCGCTCGACCGCGCGCTAGGGCACGTGCTCGCCGAGGCGCTCGGCGCGCTCACCGACCTGCCGTCCTTCGACACCTCGGCGATGGACGGCTGGGCGGTCGCCGGACCGGGACCGTGGGCGTACGAGTCCGGGGCGGGGCTCCTCGCCGGGCGCCGCGAGCCCTCCGCGCTGTCCGACGGAAACGCCGTACGGATCGCCACCGGCGCCCGTGTCCCGCCCGACACCACGGCGGTCATTCGGAGCGAGCACGCCCACGCCGACGAGGCCAAGGGGCTGCTGCATGGCCGGCGGCCCGTCGTCACCGGCCAGGACATCCGGCCCCGGGGCCAGGAGTGCCGTTCCGGCGAGCAACTCGTCCCGGCCGGGACCGTCGTGACCCCGGCCGTGCTCGGGCTCGCCGCCGCCGCCGGGTATGACGCGCTGCCCGTCGTCCCCCGGCCACGCGTCGACATCCTCGTCCTCGGCGACGAGTTGCTTGCCGCCGGGCTGCCGCATGACGGGCTGATCCGCGACGCCCTCGGGCCCATGCTCGGCCCCTGGCTGCGGGCCCTGGGCGCCGAGGTCTCCGGGCCCGTCCGCCTCGGGGACGACGCCGGGGCGCTGCGGGAGGCGATCATCGCCTCCGACGCCGACGTGATCGTCACCACCGGCGGCACCGCCGCCGGCCCGGTCGACCATGTGCACGTCGTTCTCGACGGCCTTGGGGCGGAGCTGCTGGTCGACGGGGTGGCCGTACGCCCCGGCCACCCCATGCTGCTGGCGCGATTGCCTGCTTCCGGACAGCCGGACGGGACATACTCGCGGCAGGACGGGCCGTACACGCGGCAGGACGGGACGTGTTCACAGCAGGACGGGCCGCATCCGTATCTACGGCCGGACGGGCCCTACCTGGTTGGGCTGCCCGGCAATCCGCTCGCGGCCGTGTCGGGGCTGCTGACGCTCGCCGAGCCGCTGCTCGCGGGCATCGCGGGCCGACCGGACCAGGACGCGTACAGGGCTCTCGTTCACGCCGAGGTGCCCGGGCATCCGCGGGACACCCGCCTCGTCCCCGTAGTGCATCGCGCGGGCGGGGCGGGCGGTCGGGACCATGTCGCCCCCCTCCGCTACAACGGTCCCGCGATGCTGCGGGGGATCGCCGCGGCGGACGGGTTGGCCGTCGTGCCCCCGGGCGGGGTACGGTCCGGCACCGAGGTGGAGATTCTGGATCTCCCATGGGCCCCGGCGACGCCGTGGACGGAAGGGTGTTTCACGTGA
- a CDS encoding potassium channel family protein — translation MGPGDAVDGRVFHVKLPGHDAMARRADELVAPTRVMLPRRVVSGPARQVAKRLLMALLVLAATVLIVWLDRDGYNDNADGKVDLLDAVYYATVTLSTTGYGDITPQSDGARLINVVLVTPLRVIFLIILVGTTLEVLTERTREDFRLKRWRANLRDHTVVVGFGTKGRSAILTLRATGLTKEQIVIVDPASKVVEAANAEGYTGVLGDATRSDVLLRAELQKARQIIIATQRDDTAVLVALTARQLNRRAKIVAAVREEENAPLLRQSGADAVITSASAAGRLLGLSVLSPSAGTVMEDLIQQGSGLDLIERPVIKAEVGKSVREVDDLVVSVLRGHRLIGYDDPAASPLQLTDRVITIVRVSPSSASVPYDPMPPHQRP, via the coding sequence ATGGGCCCCGGCGACGCCGTGGACGGAAGGGTGTTTCACGTGAAACTTCCCGGCCATGACGCGATGGCCAGGAGAGCTGACGAACTGGTCGCGCCGACGAGGGTGATGCTCCCCCGCCGGGTCGTCTCCGGGCCGGCCCGGCAGGTCGCCAAGCGCCTGTTGATGGCGCTGCTCGTGCTGGCCGCGACCGTGCTGATCGTCTGGCTCGACCGTGACGGCTACAACGACAACGCCGACGGCAAGGTCGACCTGCTGGATGCGGTCTACTACGCGACGGTCACCCTCTCCACCACCGGGTACGGCGACATCACACCGCAGAGCGACGGGGCTCGGCTGATCAATGTGGTGCTTGTGACGCCGCTGCGCGTGATATTCCTGATCATCCTGGTCGGCACCACTCTCGAAGTCCTCACGGAACGGACCCGGGAGGACTTCCGGCTGAAGCGTTGGAGAGCCAACTTGCGTGACCATACCGTCGTCGTCGGATTCGGTACGAAGGGCCGGTCGGCGATTCTGACTCTCCGCGCCACCGGCCTGACGAAGGAGCAGATCGTCATCGTCGATCCGGCTTCCAAGGTGGTCGAGGCCGCCAACGCGGAGGGCTACACCGGGGTGCTCGGCGACGCCACTCGCAGCGATGTGTTGCTGCGCGCCGAGCTTCAGAAGGCACGTCAGATCATCATCGCCACCCAGCGCGACGACACCGCCGTTCTGGTGGCTCTGACGGCACGCCAGCTGAACCGCCGGGCGAAGATCGTGGCAGCCGTCCGCGAGGAGGAGAACGCGCCGCTGCTCCGGCAGTCCGGTGCCGACGCCGTGATCACCAGTGCCAGCGCCGCCGGACGGCTGCTGGGCCTCTCCGTCCTCAGCCCGAGCGCGGGCACCGTGATGGAGGACCTGATCCAGCAGGGCAGTGGCCTCGACCTGATCGAACGGCCGGTCATAAAGGCAGAGGTGGGCAAGAGTGTGCGGGAGGTCGACGACCTGGTCGTCAGCGTGCTGCGCGGGCACCGGCTGATCGGTTACGACGATCCGGCGGCCAGCCCGTTGCAGTTGACGGACCGGGTCATCACCATCGTGCGGGTGAGCCCCAGTTCGGCTTCGGTGCCGTATGACCCGATGCCCCCGCACCAGCGCCCCTGA
- a CDS encoding NAD(P)H-quinone oxidoreductase encodes MHAITIPEPGGPEALVWAEVPDPVPGEGEVLVEVVSSAVNRADVLQRQGFYNPPPGASPYPGLECAGRIAALGPGVNGWAVGDEVCALLAGGGYAEKVAVPVGQLLPVPEGVGLVEAAALPEVTATVWSNVFMVSHLRPGETVLIHGGSSGIGTMAIQLAKAVGARVVVTAGSPDKLARCAELGADILINYREQDFVEELRENTAGAGADVILDIVGAKYLDRNVQALAVNGRLAIIGLQGGVKGELNLGALLTKRAAVTATSLRGRPLGEKAAIVAAVREHVWPLIGGGVVRPVVDRTVPMEDAAEAHRVLESSTHIGKVLLAAPKAWAASRT; translated from the coding sequence ATGCATGCGATCACGATCCCCGAACCCGGTGGCCCCGAGGCACTCGTGTGGGCCGAGGTGCCCGATCCCGTACCCGGCGAGGGCGAGGTCCTCGTCGAAGTCGTCTCCAGCGCCGTGAACCGCGCCGACGTGCTCCAGCGGCAGGGCTTCTACAACCCGCCGCCCGGTGCCTCGCCCTACCCCGGTCTGGAATGCGCGGGCCGTATCGCCGCGCTCGGTCCGGGGGTGAACGGATGGGCGGTCGGCGACGAGGTGTGCGCGCTGCTGGCGGGCGGCGGCTACGCGGAGAAGGTCGCCGTACCGGTGGGCCAGCTCCTCCCCGTACCGGAGGGCGTCGGTCTGGTGGAGGCCGCGGCGCTGCCCGAAGTGACCGCGACGGTCTGGTCGAACGTGTTCATGGTTTCTCACCTCCGGCCCGGCGAGACGGTGTTGATCCACGGCGGTTCCAGCGGGATCGGCACGATGGCCATCCAGCTGGCGAAGGCGGTCGGCGCGCGGGTCGTCGTCACGGCGGGCAGTCCGGACAAGCTCGCCCGCTGCGCGGAGCTCGGCGCGGACATCCTCATCAACTACCGCGAGCAGGACTTCGTCGAGGAACTGCGTGAGAACACCGCCGGGGCGGGGGCCGACGTCATCCTGGACATTGTCGGCGCCAAGTACCTGGACCGGAACGTGCAGGCGCTCGCCGTGAACGGCCGCCTCGCGATCATCGGCCTCCAGGGCGGGGTCAAGGGGGAGCTCAACCTCGGCGCACTGCTGACCAAGCGGGCCGCCGTCACCGCCACATCCCTGCGGGGCCGCCCGCTCGGCGAGAAGGCCGCCATCGTGGCCGCCGTACGCGAGCACGTGTGGCCGCTGATCGGCGGCGGGGTGGTCCGGCCCGTCGTGGACCGTACGGTGCCGATGGAGGACGCCGCCGAGGCGCACCGCGTCCTCGAATCCAGCACGCACATCGGCAAGGTGCTGCTCGCCGCGCCGAAGGCCTGGGCAGCGTCTCGCACCTGA
- a CDS encoding bacterial proteasome activator family protein, with product MEMPRNDRSQEHPQVLVVGQDGMAIGGGASDDESREVPVTEMVEQPAKVMRIGSMIKQLLEEVRAAPLDEASRVRLKEIHASSVKELEDGLAPELVEELERLSLPFTDESVPSEAELRIAQAQLVGWLEGLFHGIQTALFAQQMAARAQLEQMRRALPPGMGHEDEEGGGDPHGPIRSGPYL from the coding sequence ATGGAAATGCCGAGGAATGACCGGTCGCAGGAGCATCCGCAGGTCCTTGTCGTGGGCCAGGACGGAATGGCTATCGGCGGCGGTGCCAGTGACGACGAGTCGCGCGAGGTCCCGGTGACAGAAATGGTGGAACAGCCCGCGAAGGTCATGCGCATCGGCAGCATGATCAAGCAGCTTCTGGAAGAGGTCAGGGCGGCTCCTCTCGACGAGGCGAGCCGGGTCAGGCTCAAGGAGATCCACGCCAGTTCCGTGAAGGAGCTGGAGGACGGTCTGGCCCCCGAACTGGTCGAGGAGTTGGAGCGGCTCTCCCTGCCGTTCACCGATGAGTCGGTGCCCTCAGAGGCCGAGTTGCGGATCGCGCAGGCCCAGCTCGTGGGCTGGCTGGAAGGCCTCTTCCACGGCATCCAGACGGCGCTGTTCGCCCAGCAGATGGCGGCCCGCGCCCAGCTGGAGCAGATGCGCCGCGCGCTGCCGCCCGGGATGGGCCACGAGGACGAGGAGGGCGGCGGGGACCCGCACGGCCCGATCCGCTCGGGCCCGTATCTGTAA